A single region of the Nocardioides sp. W7 genome encodes:
- a CDS encoding substrate-binding domain-containing protein: MRRPTRSAGVRRLATGTGLLLAAGLLASCSSDDSDGGDLVAEAQNVQNRSELAQQQEVARRAAELPTPQAGTVSIDGNTDSSLTRDLTAAYLRDGTSTTVDVDANGEDAAFQRLCAGEIDVVDSDREITRAEWDACRAVGLDVVQFQVGADAVVVAIKSESDVGGDCLDTQQVQDIYRAGSPVTNWEQVGLDGVPLSVAGPDQDNQAFSFFGRVVLDAPQPSLVNLRSDYESFDNDRGSRTFVVGSARDKRLAARNADRLRVREELRSQVAGQRQVVADAYEEVQAAEAEVAKGVRDRRPADQQVRDQQRLDQARAAWRSARAVMRDLRARWVRVRGNAVSTTAALRRYEETRGNVAYFRFSYYELFEDQLRPFEITLPDGQRNCVFPSQRTIVSGEYPLAQRLLLTTTTRSLDRETLRELLEFALEHSVEAADDARLVPLPDATVAQQLAVVRGEQAPELVVPEEESSSEESSDDATPVDQPAE; encoded by the coding sequence ATGCGCCGCCCCACGCGCAGCGCCGGCGTACGACGTCTCGCCACCGGCACCGGACTGCTGCTCGCCGCCGGTCTGCTCGCCTCGTGCAGCTCCGACGACTCCGACGGCGGCGACCTGGTCGCCGAGGCCCAGAACGTGCAGAACCGCAGCGAGCTGGCACAGCAGCAGGAGGTCGCCCGCCGGGCGGCGGAGCTGCCGACCCCGCAGGCCGGCACGGTGTCCATCGACGGCAACACCGACAGCTCGCTGACCCGCGACCTCACCGCCGCCTACCTCCGCGACGGCACGTCGACGACCGTCGACGTGGACGCGAACGGCGAGGACGCCGCCTTCCAGCGGCTGTGTGCCGGCGAGATCGACGTCGTCGACTCCGACCGTGAGATCACCCGGGCCGAGTGGGACGCCTGCCGTGCCGTGGGGCTCGACGTGGTCCAGTTCCAGGTCGGCGCGGACGCCGTCGTCGTGGCCATCAAGTCCGAGTCCGACGTCGGCGGCGACTGCCTGGACACCCAGCAGGTCCAGGACATCTACCGGGCCGGCTCCCCCGTCACGAACTGGGAGCAGGTCGGCCTCGACGGCGTACCGCTGAGCGTCGCGGGTCCCGACCAGGACAACCAGGCATTCAGCTTCTTCGGCCGCGTGGTGCTCGACGCGCCGCAGCCGTCCCTGGTCAACCTGCGCTCCGACTACGAGTCCTTCGACAACGACCGCGGCTCGCGGACCTTCGTCGTCGGCAGCGCCCGCGACAAGCGGCTCGCCGCCCGCAACGCCGACCGGCTGCGGGTCCGCGAGGAGCTCCGCAGCCAGGTCGCCGGCCAACGTCAGGTCGTCGCCGACGCCTACGAGGAGGTCCAGGCGGCCGAGGCCGAGGTGGCCAAGGGCGTCCGCGACCGGCGCCCCGCCGACCAGCAGGTGCGCGACCAGCAGCGTCTGGACCAGGCGCGGGCCGCGTGGCGGTCCGCCCGGGCCGTGATGCGCGACCTCCGGGCCCGCTGGGTGCGGGTCCGGGGCAACGCGGTGTCGACGACCGCCGCGCTGCGCCGCTACGAGGAGACCCGCGGCAACGTGGCGTACTTCCGGTTCAGCTACTACGAGCTCTTCGAGGACCAGCTCCGCCCCTTCGAGATCACGCTCCCCGACGGCCAGCGCAACTGCGTCTTCCCCAGCCAGCGCACGATCGTCTCGGGCGAGTACCCGCTCGCGCAGCGGCTGCTGCTCACGACGACGACCCGCTCGTTGGACCGCGAGACCCTCCGCGAGCTGCTGGAGTTCGCTCTCGAGCACTCCGTCGAGGCGGCCGACGACGCCCGGCTGGTCCCCCTGCCCGATGCCACCGTGGCCCAACAGCTGGCCGTCGTGCGGGGCGAGCAGGCCCCCGAGCTGGTGGTCCCGGAGGAGGAGTCCTCGTCCGAGGAGTCCTCGGACGACGCCACTCCCGTCGACCAGCCGGCCGAGTGA